In Paraburkholderia sprentiae WSM5005, a genomic segment contains:
- a CDS encoding winged helix-turn-helix transcriptional regulator has product MKTTSKQDIRSHCAVNYGVEIFGDRWSLLIIRDIVFAGKKTYGEFLKSEEGIATNILASRLAFLEEQGILSRTPSPADGRKDFYTLTEKGLDLIPIVLDIALWSAKHDSKSYVRRRKDFLARLKRDRIEVSEEVKALVRNGGCVFPQSKE; this is encoded by the coding sequence ATGAAGACGACGAGCAAACAAGACATTCGGTCACATTGCGCAGTGAACTACGGCGTAGAGATCTTCGGCGACAGGTGGTCGCTCTTGATCATTCGCGACATCGTTTTTGCTGGCAAGAAGACGTACGGCGAGTTCCTGAAATCGGAAGAAGGAATCGCGACGAATATCCTGGCTTCCCGCCTTGCCTTTCTTGAGGAGCAAGGGATTCTCTCGAGGACGCCCAGCCCCGCCGACGGGCGCAAGGACTTCTACACGTTGACGGAGAAAGGCCTGGACCTGATTCCCATCGTGCTCGACATAGCCCTTTGGAGCGCAAAGCACGATTCGAAGTCGTACGTGCGGCGCCGCAAGGATTTCCTTGCGCGATTGAAGCGAGACCGAATAGAGGTGAGCGAAGAGGTGAAGGCGTTGGTCCGCAACGGCGGGTGTGTCTTTCCTCAGAGCAAGGAATGA
- a CDS encoding NADPH-dependent F420 reductase encodes MKIGFIGAGIVAQSIAKHTLSVGHEVVLSNSREPESLASVIAELGSGAAAGTAKEAAEQDLVVLATKWWHVQAALFSVSDWKGRILVDTTNRVASYQPLMLGDISGRTSSEIVADLAPGARVVKAFNTVPMSWISDFSPAKRKTAFFVSGDDADAKKRVTDLIEQIGFYSLDLGSLAVGGRLQQTGGPLVGVNLTFNERFVLPTID; translated from the coding sequence ATGAAAATTGGCTTTATCGGCGCCGGGATTGTCGCCCAATCGATTGCCAAACACACCCTATCGGTGGGTCACGAGGTTGTACTGAGTAATTCGCGTGAGCCTGAATCGCTCGCCTCCGTTATCGCGGAGTTGGGTTCCGGCGCTGCCGCCGGAACGGCTAAGGAGGCTGCCGAGCAGGACCTCGTGGTGCTCGCCACCAAATGGTGGCACGTGCAGGCAGCGTTGTTTTCGGTCAGCGACTGGAAAGGCCGGATCCTGGTGGATACGACCAACCGCGTTGCCAGCTATCAGCCTTTGATGTTGGGCGACATATCCGGTCGGACGTCGAGCGAGATCGTCGCCGATCTCGCGCCGGGAGCGAGGGTCGTCAAGGCGTTCAACACCGTTCCAATGTCTTGGATCTCGGATTTCTCACCAGCAAAACGGAAGACCGCGTTCTTCGTATCCGGGGACGATGCCGACGCCAAAAAGAGGGTGACCGACCTCATTGAGCAGATCGGTTTTTACAGCCTCGATCTCGGTTCCCTCGCGGTTGGCGGCCGACTCCAGCAAACCGGCGGACCGCTCGTTGGGGTCAATCTGACGTTTAACGAACGGTTCGTCCTTCCTACGATCGACTGA
- a CDS encoding TetR/AcrR family transcriptional regulator, which produces MKNDSGLSSRERILAAATEIAQAHGYSGLNFRDLAEAVGIKAASIYHHFASKSDLGAEVARRYWEDSAATLDALWAESANPIDCLRRYPDTFRTALERDNRICLCSFMAAESDDLPEAVTKEVQTFADVNVAWLSKVLSATAIVRAEERGGRARAIFAAVAGAQLIARSRADISVYDGLIESYRIAGLLPA; this is translated from the coding sequence GTGAAGAACGATTCGGGCTTGAGCTCCAGGGAACGAATCCTGGCGGCTGCTACAGAGATTGCGCAAGCGCACGGCTACAGCGGCCTGAATTTTCGTGATCTCGCTGAGGCTGTCGGCATCAAGGCCGCGAGCATCTACCATCACTTCGCAAGCAAGTCCGATCTCGGAGCCGAGGTGGCGAGGCGTTACTGGGAGGACTCGGCAGCCACCCTGGATGCACTTTGGGCCGAATCCGCGAATCCGATCGACTGTCTGCGCCGCTATCCGGATACATTTCGCACGGCACTGGAGCGCGATAATCGCATCTGCCTCTGCAGCTTCATGGCCGCCGAATCTGATGACTTGCCGGAGGCGGTGACCAAGGAGGTCCAAACCTTTGCGGACGTGAATGTTGCATGGCTCAGCAAGGTGCTATCCGCCACGGCGATTGTCCGGGCCGAGGAGCGCGGGGGGCGTGCTCGCGCCATCTTCGCAGCCGTCGCCGGCGCTCAACTCATCGCCAGAAGTCGCGCGGATATCTCTGTCTACGATGGGTTAATTGAAAGCTATCGTATTGCCGGTCTTTTGCCGGCATAG
- a CDS encoding phytoene/squalene synthase family protein — translation MPDSTRAFLLGPLLKGVSRSFYLTLRVLPIGMRDPIGLAYLLARAADTIADTSLIAPAQRLELLLALRDQVNGVAVDSAPFQRIAAELADQQAQSDEKLLLESLSPALDVLSQLSESDRQAVRAIVTTLTEGMEFDLRTFPDERSGQIAALREYDELDRYTYLVAGCVGEFWTTMTYAHMPGTLKEQPDTMTQRGVRFGKALQMTNVLRDCGKDLRIGRCYLPQSMLERHALSARDLLQPANSLRARPLLGELLRKSLDHFRAALDYTLAIPASAVRLRLACLWPILIGLDTLLLLADNDAWLDPAKVSKVTRHRVYRIIGSSLLLVPSNALLRNAINSRIARIETRL, via the coding sequence ATGCCGGATTCGACCCGGGCCTTCCTTCTCGGCCCGCTCCTGAAAGGCGTTTCACGCTCCTTCTACTTGACGCTGCGCGTATTGCCCATCGGCATGCGCGATCCGATCGGACTCGCCTATCTGCTCGCGCGCGCGGCCGATACGATTGCGGACACCTCGCTGATTGCACCAGCTCAACGCCTCGAATTGCTGCTCGCACTACGCGATCAGGTCAATGGTGTGGCCGTCGACAGCGCGCCGTTCCAACGCATCGCCGCGGAACTCGCAGATCAGCAGGCACAGTCGGATGAAAAGCTGCTGCTCGAATCGTTGAGCCCCGCACTCGACGTGCTCTCACAACTGAGCGAGTCCGACCGCCAAGCGGTGCGCGCAATCGTCACGACGCTGACCGAAGGCATGGAATTCGATTTGCGCACGTTCCCCGACGAACGCTCCGGCCAGATCGCGGCACTGCGCGAATACGACGAACTCGATCGCTATACGTATCTGGTCGCGGGATGCGTCGGCGAGTTCTGGACCACGATGACTTACGCGCACATGCCGGGCACGCTGAAAGAACAGCCCGACACGATGACGCAGCGTGGCGTGCGTTTCGGCAAGGCATTGCAGATGACCAACGTGCTGCGTGATTGCGGCAAAGACTTGCGCATCGGCCGCTGCTATCTGCCGCAGAGCATGCTCGAGCGCCACGCTCTGAGCGCGCGCGATCTGCTGCAACCGGCCAATTCGCTGCGCGCGCGGCCGCTGCTCGGCGAACTTCTGCGCAAGAGCCTCGACCATTTCCGCGCGGCGCTCGACTATACGCTCGCGATTCCGGCGAGCGCGGTGCGCTTGCGGCTCGCCTGCCTGTGGCCGATCCTGATCGGCCTCGACACCTTGCTGCTGCTCGCGGATAACGACGCGTGGCTCGATCCGGCGAAAGTGTCGAAGGTGACGCGCCATCGCGTGTATCGGATCATCGGGTCGTCGCTGCTGCTGGTGCCGTCGAATGCGCTCTTGCGCAACGCGATCAATAGCCGCATCGCGAGGATCGAAACGCGGCTGTAG
- a CDS encoding AraC family transcriptional regulator, with the protein MDAVSDVLRAVRLSGAVFLNGTFTAPWSLIGRTDAALCAAYLPRSERVVSYHLIIEGSCWAKLANDPHSAIHLNAGELLVIPQGEAHVMGSAMDVPPTPSESLLAGLMAETPGEVMTLSHGGGGATTRIVCGFLACDDTLSNPLLSSLPRLFKIDMRQDPRAAWLESSLKFAAAEAGHSRPGGTIVLARLSELLFVEAARSCIEALPADQTGWLAGVRDRYVGRALSLLHAQSIHPWTVDELARKVGLSRSALAQRFTDLLGQPPMQYLARWRMQIAAHELLIGSKSLAAIAEQIGYESEAAFSRAFRREFGMPPASWRRSKGKLDGTAVSRQASLSASGIASPPVQ; encoded by the coding sequence ATGGATGCAGTCTCCGACGTTCTGCGCGCTGTGCGCCTAAGCGGCGCGGTGTTCCTGAACGGAACCTTCACGGCACCGTGGTCCTTGATAGGCCGCACCGATGCTGCGCTCTGTGCGGCCTACCTACCGCGTTCAGAGCGGGTAGTCTCCTATCATCTGATCATAGAAGGGAGTTGCTGGGCGAAGTTGGCAAACGACCCGCATTCAGCTATTCATCTCAACGCCGGAGAACTGCTGGTGATCCCGCAAGGTGAAGCGCATGTGATGGGCAGCGCCATGGATGTTCCGCCCACGCCGTCGGAATCGCTATTAGCCGGTCTGATGGCGGAAACACCCGGTGAGGTAATGACGCTGTCCCATGGAGGCGGAGGAGCGACGACTCGCATCGTATGTGGCTTTCTAGCCTGCGACGATACGCTGAGCAACCCACTGCTCTCATCGCTGCCGCGACTCTTCAAGATTGATATGCGTCAGGATCCGCGCGCGGCATGGCTTGAGTCCTCTCTCAAGTTTGCTGCCGCCGAGGCAGGGCATTCGCGTCCGGGCGGCACGATCGTACTCGCCAGACTGTCCGAACTCCTGTTTGTCGAGGCGGCGCGTAGCTGTATTGAAGCGCTACCCGCGGACCAGACAGGATGGCTGGCCGGCGTGCGCGACCGGTATGTGGGGCGCGCGCTTTCCTTGCTCCATGCTCAATCGATTCACCCCTGGACCGTCGATGAACTTGCGCGCAAGGTGGGGTTATCGCGCTCGGCGTTGGCGCAACGGTTCACCGATCTTCTTGGACAACCGCCAATGCAGTACCTTGCGCGATGGCGCATGCAGATTGCGGCACACGAGCTGCTGATCGGCAGTAAGTCACTCGCGGCAATAGCGGAGCAGATCGGCTACGAGTCGGAGGCGGCGTTCAGTCGAGCCTTCAGACGCGAATTTGGAATGCCGCCGGCGAGCTGGCGCCGGAGCAAAGGAAAGTTGGACGGCACTGCCGTATCCAGGCAGGCATCACTAAGCGCAAGCGGTATCGCATCGCCACCGGTTCAGTGA
- a CDS encoding glutathione S-transferase, with protein MTIYDFPKGPYPTRVRIALAEKNLQSRVEFVMVDLYKGEHKRPEFISGKNYSGTLPVLELHDGTCIAECTAITEYLDTLDGAPALTGKTPLDKGVIHMMSKRAELELLDAISVYFHHATPGLGPEVELYQNPEWGFRQRDKALRGMQYFNDVLKEQPFVAGDAFSMADITVIGGLVFASIVKLRVPAECEALLAWYARMRERPSVKSQPAFA; from the coding sequence ATGACGATTTACGATTTCCCCAAGGGACCTTATCCGACGCGGGTGCGTATCGCTTTGGCCGAAAAGAATCTGCAATCGCGCGTCGAGTTCGTGATGGTCGATCTTTACAAGGGAGAGCACAAAAGGCCCGAGTTCATCTCAGGGAAAAACTACTCGGGTACGCTGCCGGTCCTCGAACTCCATGACGGAACGTGCATCGCCGAATGCACCGCTATCACCGAATACCTCGATACGCTCGATGGCGCACCCGCACTGACCGGCAAAACACCGCTCGACAAGGGCGTGATCCACATGATGAGCAAGCGCGCCGAGCTGGAATTACTCGACGCCATCAGTGTCTATTTCCACCACGCCACGCCTGGACTGGGGCCCGAAGTCGAGCTTTATCAAAACCCCGAATGGGGATTTCGTCAGCGCGACAAAGCTCTCAGGGGCATGCAGTACTTCAATGACGTCTTGAAAGAGCAGCCGTTTGTCGCCGGAGATGCATTCTCGATGGCCGACATCACCGTCATTGGCGGCCTGGTCTTTGCGTCGATCGTGAAGCTGCGGGTGCCCGCAGAGTGCGAAGCCCTTCTCGCCTGGTACGCGAGAATGCGCGAACGCCCGAGCGTCAAGAGCCAGCCGGCATTTGCCTGA
- a CDS encoding DUF1488 family protein: MALSFSNPSRSYDGIRHGVWFWGYDKAREITFFVEDRVLKHFDSALGTDEAEVLASFDRNRNEILKVAMTLYAEGPQTLYTLH; encoded by the coding sequence ATGGCACTTAGCTTTTCCAACCCCAGCCGCAGCTATGATGGGATCAGGCATGGCGTGTGGTTCTGGGGATACGACAAAGCACGCGAGATTACCTTCTTTGTGGAAGACCGCGTACTGAAGCATTTCGACTCCGCCCTCGGTACTGACGAAGCCGAGGTGCTTGCCTCCTTCGACCGGAATCGCAATGAGATCCTGAAGGTCGCCATGACCCTTTATGCTGAGGGGCCGCAGACTCTCTACACGCTGCACTAA
- a CDS encoding Rossmann-fold NAD(P)-binding domain-containing protein — MLQFPRRCRRSMSRQICRRGDDFAATLGKQRDALLASDGKQQNDPSKGALAIIEALKAKQPPLHLLLGVDALELARKQLAAMARDFDAWETLTRSTAFDEPA; from the coding sequence ATGCTGCAGTTCCCCCGGCGTTGCCGGCGCTCGATGTCGCGACAGATATGCCGGCGAGGCGACGACTTCGCTGCAACGCTGGGTAAGCAACGCGACGCCCTGCTCGCCTCGGATGGGAAGCAGCAGAACGATCCGTCGAAAGGCGCGCTTGCGATCATCGAGGCGCTGAAAGCGAAACAACCGCCGTTGCATCTGCTACTGGGCGTCGACGCGCTTGAACTCGCACGCAAACAGCTTGCTGCAATGGCCCGGGATTTTGACGCTTGGGAGACGCTGACACGAAGCACTGCATTTGACGAACCGGCGTAA
- a CDS encoding DUF4148 domain-containing protein: MKSLIQAVVIAVAIAAPVAAFAQANQPVTRAQVRAELVQLEQAGYQPGHADPHYPADIQAAQARVDAQNGVGQATSGFGGVESGTSQSSHAAPTVGPKSVYFGH, translated from the coding sequence ATGAAATCGCTGATTCAAGCCGTTGTCATCGCCGTCGCTATCGCCGCCCCGGTCGCTGCGTTTGCGCAAGCCAACCAGCCCGTGACGCGCGCTCAGGTACGCGCCGAACTGGTCCAACTCGAACAGGCCGGCTATCAACCCGGTCACGCCGACCCGCACTACCCGGCTGACATCCAGGCTGCGCAAGCCCGCGTCGACGCGCAAAACGGCGTCGGCCAGGCCACTAGCGGCTTCGGTGGTGTAGAGAGCGGTACGTCGCAATCGAGCCATGCGGCTCCGACGGTTGGCCCGAAGTCGGTCTACTTCGGTCATTAA
- a CDS encoding class I SAM-dependent methyltransferase, protein MDVTRQTENAQTALWNGSAGRAWIAEQAVLDQMFKPLEELLVDMMGAGAGLRVLDVGCGTGATTLAAARRLGANGHCIGIDVSAPMITVARRRAERENSTASFVCADAQTHAFEPASFNRIMSRFGIMFFENPSLAFANLRCAAKDGAGLRCIAWRSAEDNPFMTTAERAAAPLLPNLPARRPDAPGQFSFADPHRVSAILEESGWAEIDIRPIDMDCTLPEKELVSYFSRLGPVGRILQETDERTRTQVIESVRAAFDPYVHGTEVRYTAACWMLSARALSTDGRS, encoded by the coding sequence ATGGATGTCACACGCCAGACTGAAAACGCGCAGACGGCACTTTGGAATGGCAGCGCCGGTCGCGCATGGATAGCCGAACAGGCGGTACTCGACCAGATGTTCAAGCCCCTCGAGGAGCTACTGGTCGACATGATGGGCGCCGGAGCCGGGCTGCGGGTGCTCGACGTCGGCTGTGGCACGGGCGCCACGACGCTTGCCGCGGCACGGCGGCTCGGCGCGAACGGCCATTGCATCGGAATCGATGTTTCCGCCCCGATGATCACGGTCGCCCGGCGGCGTGCCGAGCGAGAGAACTCGACAGCCAGCTTCGTCTGTGCCGACGCACAGACCCATGCCTTTGAGCCGGCGAGCTTCAACAGGATCATGTCGCGGTTCGGCATCATGTTCTTCGAGAACCCGTCGCTGGCGTTCGCAAACCTGCGGTGCGCTGCAAAGGACGGCGCCGGATTGCGCTGCATTGCCTGGCGCAGTGCCGAGGACAATCCGTTCATGACCACCGCCGAGCGCGCCGCTGCACCCCTGTTGCCGAACCTGCCCGCTCGCCGGCCTGACGCGCCAGGGCAATTCTCCTTCGCGGACCCGCATCGGGTGTCGGCTATCCTGGAGGAGAGCGGCTGGGCGGAGATCGACATCCGGCCGATCGATATGGACTGCACTTTGCCCGAGAAGGAGTTGGTCAGCTACTTCAGCCGGCTAGGCCCTGTTGGTCGGATCCTTCAGGAAACGGACGAGCGGACGCGAACCCAGGTCATTGAATCTGTCCGCGCCGCCTTTGACCCCTATGTGCACGGAACCGAAGTTCGCTACACCGCGGCCTGCTGGATGCTCAGCGCGCGAGCGCTGTCTACGGACGGCCGTTCCTGA
- a CDS encoding LysR substrate-binding domain-containing protein, with amino-acid sequence MLTQRCSEVVASPAYLSRHRAPATPGELQHHRCINYRMESTGSLYAWEFEKEGRALKVAPSGPLTFNEPGPMLQAAVDGLGVAYVLEHEAAPHVETGRLVRILDDWCPPFAGFFLYYPSRKQVSPVLAALVKRLRAQ; translated from the coding sequence TTGCTTACCCAGCGTTGCAGCGAAGTCGTCGCCTCGCCGGCATATCTGTCGCGACATCGAGCGCCGGCAACGCCGGGGGAACTGCAGCATCACCGCTGCATCAACTACCGGATGGAAAGCACGGGCAGCCTGTATGCATGGGAGTTTGAAAAGGAGGGGCGAGCGCTGAAAGTGGCGCCGTCAGGGCCGCTGACTTTCAATGAGCCCGGCCCGATGTTGCAGGCCGCTGTCGATGGTCTTGGCGTGGCCTACGTACTGGAGCACGAGGCGGCGCCGCATGTTGAAACGGGGCGTCTGGTTCGGATACTGGACGACTGGTGTCCGCCGTTTGCGGGATTCTTCCTCTACTACCCGTCGCGCAAGCAGGTTTCGCCGGTGCTGGCGGCGTTAGTGAAGCGCCTGCGGGCGCAGTAG
- a CDS encoding helix-turn-helix domain-containing protein: MFKLDIGEVVRRSSVPASTLRFYEAKGLIASSGRRGLRRLYNPGVLDQLALIALGRAAGFSLDDIALMFAPAGQPRIDRRMLVAKADELDATIRKLSVMRDGLRHAAACPAPSHMECPAFRRILRAVASRGIRMQRKTAPQRP, translated from the coding sequence ATGTTCAAGCTAGATATCGGCGAGGTGGTGCGGCGATCCAGCGTACCCGCATCGACGCTGCGGTTCTACGAGGCAAAGGGGCTGATAGCGTCGAGCGGCCGCCGGGGATTGCGCCGCCTGTACAACCCCGGCGTGCTGGATCAGTTGGCATTGATCGCGCTGGGGCGCGCTGCCGGCTTCTCGCTCGATGACATCGCGTTGATGTTTGCGCCGGCGGGGCAGCCGCGCATCGACCGCCGGATGCTGGTGGCCAAGGCCGACGAGTTGGACGCGACGATCCGCAAATTGAGCGTCATGCGCGACGGGTTGCGACATGCCGCTGCCTGCCCCGCACCAAGCCACATGGAATGCCCGGCGTTTCGCCGCATCCTTCGCGCTGTCGCATCCAGGGGTATTCGAATGCAAAGGAAGACAGCCCCACAGCGACCGTAA
- a CDS encoding OsmC family protein, which produces MNANAQTQQPNVVNGINVDDLFALIESVRRDASKATTGWRIATTWQGQTRTRAEVDGFSIGGQNVSRRFTIDIDEPCELGGSNQFANPQEHLIAALNACIAVGYAAQCAVRGITLQSLHVETEGEIDLRGFLGLDSKVANGYESLRFTVRIKGSGTRQQFAEIHDAVMATSPNVYNLANAVALKSTFVVE; this is translated from the coding sequence ATGAATGCGAATGCACAGACCCAGCAACCTAACGTCGTCAACGGCATCAACGTCGACGACCTGTTCGCGCTGATCGAGAGCGTCAGGCGCGATGCCTCGAAAGCCACCACCGGTTGGCGCATTGCTACGACATGGCAAGGCCAGACCCGGACTCGCGCGGAGGTAGACGGCTTCTCGATCGGAGGACAGAACGTGTCGCGCCGGTTCACGATCGATATCGATGAGCCTTGCGAACTTGGCGGCTCTAATCAGTTTGCCAACCCTCAGGAGCATCTGATCGCGGCGCTGAACGCTTGCATCGCGGTGGGTTACGCGGCGCAATGCGCCGTTCGCGGGATTACGCTCCAATCTCTGCACGTTGAGACTGAGGGCGAAATAGATCTCAGAGGGTTTCTTGGGCTCGACTCCAAGGTGGCAAACGGCTACGAGAGCTTGCGTTTCACCGTTCGTATCAAGGGCAGCGGCACCAGGCAGCAATTCGCCGAAATCCACGACGCTGTCATGGCCACGTCTCCCAACGTCTACAACCTGGCGAATGCGGTCGCCTTGAAATCGACGTTTGTGGTCGAGTGA
- a CDS encoding DUF2867 domain-containing protein — MYCYPNIEQSDLPPCSQLRLSYGLADFADAFSVDLPERACHDAEALARHVFARQPAWIGMLLRFRDILVRPFGLKTAADLKQKGGDRISLFHVFERYDDEIVLGEDDTHLDFRLSVLVQPSSHGRSRLTVTTLVFYKRPLGRAYITLIAPFHRVVVRASLHRAQRLGWPNA; from the coding sequence ATGTATTGCTATCCGAACATCGAACAGTCCGATTTGCCGCCGTGCTCGCAGTTGAGACTGTCGTACGGCCTGGCTGATTTCGCGGACGCGTTCTCGGTGGACCTGCCAGAAAGAGCCTGCCACGACGCAGAGGCGCTCGCACGACACGTTTTCGCCAGGCAGCCCGCGTGGATTGGCATGCTGCTGAGATTCCGGGACATTCTCGTGCGGCCGTTCGGCTTGAAGACAGCAGCTGACCTCAAGCAGAAAGGAGGCGACAGGATAAGCCTATTTCACGTATTCGAACGATATGACGACGAGATCGTTCTCGGCGAGGATGACACGCATCTGGATTTTCGCCTCTCGGTCCTGGTGCAGCCGTCATCTCACGGTCGATCCCGCCTCACAGTCACGACGCTCGTCTTCTACAAGCGTCCGCTGGGGCGAGCCTATATCACGCTCATCGCGCCTTTTCATCGGGTTGTCGTCCGAGCTTCGCTTCATCGCGCGCAGCGGCTAGGATGGCCCAATGCATAA
- a CDS encoding LysR family transcriptional regulator translates to MRPYLPLNALRAFESSARHLSFTRAAQELNVTQAAVSQQVRSLEERLGTALFKRLPRGLVMTDEGLALRPVLSDAFDRIEAALKRFDGGHFHEVLTVGVVGTFAVGWLMSRVTSFRDAHPFVELRLLTNNNLVDLATEGLDFAIRFGDGTWPGSLATKLLDAPLALLCTPEIAARLARPDDLANETLLRSYRTDDWMNWFAAAGIAPRPVRGPVFDSSRLMVEAAIQGAGIALAPASMFEPEIKSGRLVRPFDVEVQAGSYWLTCLKGKPMTPAMVLFQQWIAREAATPGRA, encoded by the coding sequence ATGAGACCGTATCTCCCGCTGAATGCGCTGCGCGCGTTCGAATCGTCCGCGCGGCATCTGAGCTTTACGCGCGCCGCGCAAGAGCTGAACGTGACCCAAGCCGCGGTCAGTCAGCAGGTACGCTCGCTGGAGGAGCGGCTCGGCACCGCGCTGTTCAAGCGTTTGCCGCGCGGCCTCGTGATGACCGACGAAGGGCTCGCGCTGCGGCCAGTGCTTTCCGACGCGTTCGATCGCATCGAGGCGGCGCTCAAGCGGTTCGACGGCGGCCATTTTCACGAGGTGCTGACGGTCGGTGTAGTCGGCACGTTCGCGGTCGGCTGGCTGATGTCGCGCGTGACATCGTTTCGCGACGCGCATCCGTTCGTCGAACTGCGGCTGCTGACCAACAACAATCTCGTCGACCTCGCGACCGAAGGCCTCGATTTCGCGATCCGTTTCGGCGACGGAACGTGGCCCGGCTCGCTCGCCACCAAACTGCTCGACGCGCCGCTCGCGCTGCTCTGCACGCCCGAGATCGCCGCGCGCCTGGCGCGGCCTGACGATCTTGCCAACGAAACGCTGCTGCGCTCGTACCGCACGGACGACTGGATGAACTGGTTCGCGGCCGCGGGCATCGCGCCGCGGCCGGTGCGCGGGCCGGTGTTCGATTCGTCGCGGCTGATGGTGGAAGCCGCGATACAGGGCGCGGGCATCGCGCTCGCGCCTGCGTCGATGTTCGAGCCGGAGATCAAAAGCGGGCGTCTAGTGCGCCCTTTCGACGTCGAGGTCCAGGCGGGCAGTTACTGGCTGACCTGCCTGAAGGGCAAGCCGATGACGCCGGCCATGGTGCTATTCCAACAGTGGATCGCAAGGGAAGCGGCCACGCCGGGCCGCGCATGA
- a CDS encoding DUF4126 family protein, which translates to MSVYVLALFIGVVAGLRAMIAPTAVSWAARLGWLPLQGTPLAFLGFTATPYIFTVLAVIELVTDQLPETPSRKVPLQFGARIVLGALSGAAISGAHGGLAGGLIVGVLGAVVGAVGAVIGTLGGAKVRSSLANMFGRDAPAALIEDVVAAVAAALIVVSLHGF; encoded by the coding sequence ATGTCCGTGTATGTTCTGGCCTTGTTCATCGGCGTCGTCGCCGGCCTTCGCGCGATGATCGCCCCCACCGCCGTCAGTTGGGCTGCGCGTCTGGGATGGCTGCCGCTGCAAGGCACGCCGCTCGCATTCCTCGGCTTCACGGCCACGCCGTATATCTTCACCGTGCTGGCGGTGATCGAACTGGTCACGGATCAATTGCCCGAAACGCCGAGCCGCAAGGTGCCGCTGCAGTTCGGCGCGCGCATCGTGCTCGGTGCGCTGAGCGGCGCGGCGATCAGCGGCGCGCATGGCGGCCTCGCGGGCGGCTTGATCGTCGGGGTTCTCGGCGCGGTGGTCGGAGCCGTCGGCGCGGTGATCGGCACGCTCGGCGGCGCGAAGGTGCGCAGCTCTCTCGCGAACATGTTCGGGCGCGATGCACCCGCGGCGTTGATCGAGGACGTGGTCGCAGCGGTTGCCGCGGCGTTGATCGTGGTGTCGTTGCATGGGTTCTGA